A region from the Streptomyces sp. 3214.6 genome encodes:
- a CDS encoding nitrate- and nitrite sensing domain-containing protein, which produces MRFRGKSIRRKIVALLLVPLVSLTAIWGFATVLTGREASRLFTMSSLVEKVGYPIEDTVRVVQQERRQTLVYLADPRASDALSALRRTRTATDEALAEIRKNAQDPDVRDVLDQEDGESLTAVLDAFDGVDSLRRSVEEGTVTRAQALDLYTQLIDPCYALLAKMDVVDSVEMDKQYRALVGVARARELLSQEDALLGSALVVGKLSREELRDVSDLAAQRGVVYDISLAQLPTAERERYESFWKNATTAPLRTVEQAVVATTPGRLPRGVSARNWDTAAGNVLDELGTLDEQANDRYQDRVGPVATEVIVKAVVAGVFGLIALLVSLVLSVRIGRGLIRDLRQLRLEAHEASGVRLPSVMRRLSAGEQVDVETEVPRLEYDKNEMGDVGQALNTLQRAAVEAAVKQAELRAGVSEVFVNLARRSQVLLHKQLTLLDTMERRTEDTEELADLFRLDHLTTRMRRHAEGLVILSGAAPSRQWRKPVQLMDIVRAAVAEVEDYERIEVRRLPRLAATGPAVADLTHLVAELLENATVFSPPHTAVQVFGDRVANGFTLEIHDRGLGMAPEALLEANLRLAETPEFELSDTDRLGLFVVSRLAQRQNVRVSLQPSPYGGTTAIVFIPDALLTDDVPDTNGIGFRLDRPRPPKEPEPGETRRAALSAASVQLPGLPASMLDGPVELEAPVDLDALGGFPAPLEDDDEHGGLFRPRRSLTRAEDEPAAGAFDQHRRLPDGLGDPEGPVSDDPAAPVPLLPGSRTPKLVSSHGRPVTDQRPRRAETDTEPPARPGPRRVEGEGPAPLPSRRRGTTAQIPRNGGPVERPAPPEHPGRDADEQSQPPVLPRRSRQSPALPTDPDDTAGRAATEAPGTHGSAQAGDWGSGTRNPGTAPHDNGSGTRALPRRVRQANLAPQLRQGPDPRTENRADPADRDADEVRSRMASLQRGWQRGRVENAAGDDAHSGTAPQGTTKGDGR; this is translated from the coding sequence ATGCGCTTTCGCGGGAAGTCGATCCGCCGGAAGATCGTGGCGCTGCTCCTCGTGCCGCTGGTTTCCCTGACCGCGATCTGGGGCTTCGCCACGGTGCTCACGGGACGTGAGGCGAGCCGTCTGTTCACCATGTCGTCCCTCGTCGAGAAGGTCGGCTACCCCATCGAGGACACCGTCCGCGTCGTCCAGCAGGAACGCCGCCAGACCCTCGTCTACCTTGCCGACCCCCGTGCCTCCGACGCGCTGTCCGCGCTGCGCCGCACCCGGACCGCCACCGACGAGGCACTCGCCGAAATCCGAAAGAACGCCCAGGACCCCGACGTACGCGACGTCCTCGACCAGGAGGACGGCGAGAGCCTGACCGCGGTCCTCGACGCCTTCGACGGCGTCGACTCCCTGCGCCGCAGCGTCGAGGAGGGCACCGTCACCCGAGCCCAGGCCCTCGACCTCTACACCCAGCTGATCGACCCCTGCTACGCCCTGTTGGCGAAGATGGACGTGGTCGACAGCGTGGAGATGGACAAGCAGTACCGGGCGCTCGTCGGCGTGGCCCGCGCCCGTGAACTGCTCTCCCAGGAGGACGCCCTGCTCGGCTCCGCCCTGGTCGTGGGCAAGTTGAGCCGCGAGGAGCTCCGCGACGTCTCCGACCTTGCGGCCCAGCGGGGAGTGGTCTACGACATCAGCCTCGCCCAACTGCCCACCGCGGAGCGCGAACGCTACGAGAGCTTCTGGAAGAACGCCACCACCGCCCCGCTGCGGACGGTCGAACAGGCTGTCGTCGCCACCACGCCCGGCCGCCTGCCTCGAGGCGTCAGCGCCCGGAACTGGGACACCGCGGCCGGAAACGTCCTCGACGAGCTCGGCACCCTGGACGAGCAGGCCAACGACCGCTATCAGGACCGTGTCGGTCCGGTGGCGACGGAGGTCATCGTCAAGGCGGTCGTCGCCGGTGTCTTCGGGCTGATCGCCCTGCTCGTCTCCCTCGTCCTGTCCGTGCGCATCGGCCGCGGCCTCATCCGCGACCTGCGTCAGCTTCGGCTGGAGGCCCATGAGGCGTCCGGAGTGCGGCTGCCCAGCGTGATGCGCCGCCTGTCCGCTGGCGAACAGGTCGACGTGGAGACCGAGGTTCCGCGGCTGGAGTACGACAAGAACGAGATGGGCGACGTCGGCCAGGCCCTCAACACCCTCCAGCGCGCCGCCGTCGAGGCCGCAGTCAAGCAGGCCGAGCTGCGGGCCGGCGTCTCCGAGGTCTTCGTCAACCTCGCCCGCCGCAGCCAGGTCCTGTTGCACAAGCAGCTCACCCTGCTCGACACCATGGAGCGTCGCACCGAGGACACCGAGGAACTCGCCGACCTCTTCCGCCTCGACCACCTCACCACCCGCATGCGCCGACACGCCGAGGGTCTGGTGATCCTCTCCGGCGCGGCACCTTCCCGGCAGTGGCGCAAGCCCGTTCAGCTGATGGACATCGTGCGCGCCGCGGTCGCCGAGGTCGAGGACTACGAACGCATCGAGGTCCGCCGCCTGCCCCGCCTTGCGGCGACCGGCCCGGCCGTCGCCGACCTCACCCACCTGGTGGCCGAACTCCTGGAGAACGCCACGGTGTTCTCCCCGCCGCACACCGCCGTCCAGGTGTTCGGCGACCGGGTCGCCAACGGTTTCACCCTCGAGATCCACGACCGTGGCCTCGGTATGGCGCCCGAGGCTCTCCTGGAGGCCAACCTCCGGCTCGCCGAGACACCGGAATTCGAGCTGTCCGACACCGACCGCCTCGGGCTGTTCGTGGTCAGCCGCCTCGCCCAGCGGCAGAACGTCCGCGTCTCCCTGCAGCCCTCGCCGTACGGGGGGACGACCGCCATCGTCTTCATCCCCGACGCACTGCTGACCGACGACGTCCCCGACACCAACGGCATCGGCTTCCGCCTCGACCGCCCCCGGCCCCCGAAGGAGCCGGAGCCCGGGGAGACCCGCAGGGCCGCTCTCTCCGCGGCCTCGGTGCAGCTTCCCGGTCTGCCCGCCTCGATGCTCGACGGACCCGTCGAGCTGGAGGCCCCCGTCGACCTGGACGCCCTCGGAGGTTTCCCGGCCCCGCTGGAGGACGACGACGAGCACGGCGGCCTGTTCCGTCCGCGCCGCTCCCTCACCCGTGCTGAGGACGAGCCGGCCGCCGGTGCCTTCGACCAGCACCGCAGGCTGCCCGACGGCCTCGGCGACCCCGAGGGGCCGGTCAGTGACGACCCGGCCGCCCCGGTACCGCTGCTGCCCGGTTCGCGCACGCCCAAGCTGGTCAGCTCGCACGGGCGCCCGGTCACGGACCAGCGGCCCCGGCGGGCGGAGACGGACACAGAGCCCCCGGCCAGGCCCGGCCCCCGCCGTGTGGAGGGCGAAGGCCCGGCGCCTCTGCCGTCCCGCCGCCGCGGCACGACGGCACAGATCCCCCGCAACGGCGGCCCCGTCGAGCGGCCCGCACCGCCGGAACACCCCGGGCGGGACGCAGACGAGCAGTCCCAGCCTCCAGTCCTCCCACGGCGCAGCCGGCAGAGCCCTGCGCTGCCCACCGACCCCGACGACACGGCTGGGCGCGCCGCGACCGAGGCCCCCGGGACGCACGGGAGCGCACAGGCCGGTGACTGGGGCAGCGGCACCCGGAACCCAGGAACCGCGCCTCATGACAACGGCTCCGGCACCCGAGCGCTGCCGCGGCGCGTGCGCCAGGCGAACCTGGCCCCGCAACTTCGGCAAGGCCCGGATCCGCGCACCGAGAACCGTGCCGACCCCGCGGACCGGGACGCCGACGAGGTACGCAGCCGCATGGCCTCGCTCCAGCGGGGCTGGCAGCGTGGCCGCGTAGAGAACGCCGCGGGCGACGACGCCCACAGCGGCACAGCACCACAAGGAACGACAAAGGGGGACGGTCGATGA
- a CDS encoding roadblock/LC7 domain-containing protein has protein sequence MTAPKATGHSTTNGELNWLLDELVDRVASIRKAVVLSGDGLPTGVSKDLSREDGEHLAAVASGFHSLAKGVGRHFEAGSVRQTVVELDDAFLFVTAAGDGSCLAVLSDADSDVGQVAYEMTLLVKRVGVHLGTTPRTDLPSGG, from the coding sequence ATGACCGCACCGAAGGCGACCGGCCACAGCACCACCAACGGCGAGCTGAACTGGCTCCTCGACGAACTCGTCGACCGCGTCGCCAGCATCCGCAAGGCCGTCGTCCTCTCCGGCGACGGCCTGCCCACCGGCGTGTCCAAGGACCTGTCCCGGGAGGACGGCGAGCACCTGGCCGCCGTCGCCTCCGGCTTCCACAGCCTCGCCAAGGGCGTCGGTCGCCACTTCGAGGCCGGCAGCGTCCGCCAGACCGTCGTCGAACTCGACGACGCCTTTCTGTTCGTCACGGCCGCCGGTGACGGCAGCTGCCTCGCCGTCCTCTCGGACGCGGACTCGGACGTGGGGCAGGTGGCGTACGAGATGACGCTCCTCGTCAAGCGGGTCGGCGTACATCTGGGCACCACCCCGCGCACCGATCTGCCCTCGGGCGGGTAG
- a CDS encoding DUF742 domain-containing protein, whose amino-acid sequence MSTDGQGNSRWFDDEAGPVVRPYAMTRGRTTSAMQHRLDLIAVVVAESHADEAEQDPGLSPEHVGIVELCQDAPQSVAELAAGLNLPIGVVRVLVGDLVDAEFVHVNRPVPPAELPDESILRDVINGLRAL is encoded by the coding sequence ATGAGCACAGACGGTCAGGGAAACAGTCGCTGGTTCGACGACGAGGCCGGACCGGTCGTGCGTCCGTACGCCATGACGCGCGGCCGTACCACCAGTGCGATGCAGCACCGCCTGGATCTGATCGCGGTGGTCGTGGCCGAGTCCCACGCCGACGAGGCGGAACAGGATCCCGGGCTGTCCCCGGAGCACGTGGGCATTGTGGAGCTGTGCCAGGACGCGCCGCAGTCGGTCGCCGAACTCGCCGCCGGACTCAACCTGCCCATCGGAGTGGTGCGGGTCCTCGTCGGAGACCTCGTGGACGCGGAATTCGTCCATGTGAACCGACCGGTCCCCCCTGCCGAACTGCCCGACGAGAGTATTCTGCGCGACGTGATCAACGGCCTCCGAGCGCTGTGA